The following are encoded together in the Deinococcus soli (ex Cha et al. 2016) genome:
- a CDS encoding SRPBCC family protein translates to MPSRSFELSVDLPVPGAEVLAFLLDLRRHVGLHALMVSAQPVGSGVDGRGYPWTDWVVTDALPLGPWRVPLRYPARLTAGNGEVWSEVRAALGTRLTVHWQVTDRPGGGSRLTEVTTVTAPRVTLGFAVGQARAAHEATFARLPGVLTAP, encoded by the coding sequence GTGCCGTCCCGTTCGTTCGAGCTGAGTGTGGACCTGCCCGTGCCGGGGGCGGAGGTGCTGGCGTTCCTGCTGGATCTGCGGCGGCACGTGGGGTTGCACGCGCTGATGGTGTCGGCGCAGCCGGTGGGCTCGGGCGTGGACGGGCGGGGTTACCCGTGGACGGACTGGGTGGTCACGGACGCGCTGCCGCTGGGGCCATGGCGCGTGCCGCTGCGGTATCCGGCGCGCCTGACAGCAGGGAACGGGGAGGTATGGTCGGAGGTGCGCGCGGCGCTGGGCACGCGCCTGACCGTGCACTGGCAGGTGACGGACCGGCCGGGGGGCGGGTCGCGGTTGACCGAGGTGACGACCGTGACCGCGCCGCGGGTGACGCTGGGGTTCGCGGTGGGGCAGGCGCGCGCGGCGCACGAGGCGACGTTTGCGCGCCTGCCGGGTGTACTGACCGCGCCGTGA
- a CDS encoding antibiotic biosynthesis monooxygenase family protein: protein MQVHYAEGKGEAARAALHAFLDALPGWPGFLGAELLLSPAQPELTLVASRWADEVPPVPVPDGVRAWVFQVQANR from the coding sequence ATGCAGGTGCACTACGCCGAGGGGAAGGGCGAGGCGGCCCGCGCGGCCCTGCACGCCTTCCTGGACGCCCTGCCGGGGTGGCCGGGGTTCCTGGGCGCGGAGCTGCTCCTCTCCCCCGCGCAGCCGGAGTTGACGCTGGTGGCGAGCCGCTGGGCGGACGAGGTGCCGCCCGTGCCGGTGCCCGACGGCGTGCGCGCCTGGGTGTTCCAGGTGCAGGCGAACCGGTAG
- a CDS encoding M23 family metallopeptidase, producing the protein MGVRMWGGASWGRAALLGAVLTAGLTGVAGAGSYRVKAGDTLSGIAVRTGVSVAALRAANPRLKTADAVQAGWVLTVPTSSAPRAAAPVKAGTYTVKDGENLTVIARRFGLSVTQLLGANPQYRGGKAVWAGAKLVIPPRTATASRAVTVRATGSRPGRWAWPLPGYHAISSDYGERVLDAGPEMHYGVDIVAPHGTPVRAARSGRVLEARADFERGWGWTVVLEHPDGWITRYAHLSATLVRAGELVVQGQPVGRVGNTGRSTGTHLHFGTYLRWDPRDPLSLY; encoded by the coding sequence ATGGGCGTGCGGATGTGGGGCGGGGCGAGCTGGGGCCGGGCGGCGCTGCTGGGCGCGGTGCTGACGGCAGGACTGACGGGCGTGGCGGGCGCCGGGTCGTACCGCGTGAAGGCCGGGGACACCCTGAGTGGCATCGCCGTGCGGACGGGGGTCAGCGTGGCGGCCCTGCGCGCCGCGAACCCCCGCCTGAAGACTGCGGATGCCGTGCAGGCCGGGTGGGTGCTGACGGTGCCCACCTCCTCCGCCCCGCGCGCCGCTGCGCCCGTGAAGGCGGGCACGTACACCGTGAAGGACGGCGAGAACCTGACGGTGATCGCGCGCCGTTTCGGGCTGAGCGTCACGCAACTGCTGGGAGCCAACCCGCAGTACCGGGGCGGGAAGGCCGTGTGGGCCGGGGCGAAACTGGTCATTCCGCCGCGCACCGCGACGGCCTCGCGCGCGGTGACCGTCCGGGCGACCGGCAGCCGACCGGGCCGCTGGGCGTGGCCGCTGCCCGGCTACCACGCGATCAGCAGCGATTACGGCGAGCGCGTGCTGGACGCGGGTCCCGAGATGCACTACGGGGTGGATATCGTCGCGCCGCACGGCACGCCGGTCCGCGCGGCGCGTTCGGGCCGGGTGCTGGAAGCCCGCGCGGACTTCGAACGGGGCTGGGGCTGGACGGTCGTGCTGGAACACCCGGACGGCTGGATCACCCGCTACGCGCACCTGAGCGCCACGCTCGTGCGGGCCGGGGAACTCGTGGTGCAGGGGCAGCCGGTGGGTCGGGTGGGGAACACGGGCCGCAGCACGGGCACGCACCTGCATTTCGGCACGTACCTCCGCTGGGATCCGCGCGACCCGCTGAGTCTGTACTGA
- the truA gene encoding tRNA pseudouridine(38-40) synthase TruA, with the protein MIEPADPRPDYQPPAGHRRLHLTVAWDGAPFAGWQSQPGVPSVQDTLHAAFTALNTAAFRPVAAGRTDAGVHAEAMPAHVDVPDTFRVPTAKLARALNAHLPPTVAVLHAAEAPAGFHARFSCTERQYVYRLLAHPQRHPLWHGRALHVPHPLDATAMNAAAAALTGTHDFAAFATQEDRQTVRELRVLRVQPGPLIWEIHVHGESFLRHMVRGLVGTLLLAGQGRLSPAQAEGVLHSRQRSQAGANVPAHGLSFTGARYERF; encoded by the coding sequence ATGATCGAGCCAGCCGACCCGCGACCGGACTACCAGCCGCCCGCCGGGCACCGCCGCCTTCACCTGACCGTCGCGTGGGACGGCGCGCCCTTCGCCGGGTGGCAGTCCCAGCCGGGCGTGCCCAGCGTGCAGGACACCCTCCACGCCGCGTTCACGGCATTGAACACGGCGGCGTTCCGCCCGGTCGCGGCGGGCCGCACCGACGCCGGCGTGCACGCCGAGGCCATGCCCGCGCACGTGGACGTCCCGGACACCTTCCGGGTGCCCACCGCGAAACTCGCCCGCGCGCTGAACGCCCACCTGCCGCCCACCGTGGCGGTCCTGCACGCCGCCGAGGCCCCCGCCGGGTTCCACGCGCGCTTCTCCTGCACCGAGCGGCAGTACGTGTACCGCCTGCTGGCCCACCCGCAGCGGCACCCACTGTGGCACGGGCGCGCCCTGCACGTCCCCCATCCCCTGGACGCGACCGCCATGAACGCCGCCGCCGCCGCGCTGACCGGTACGCACGACTTCGCGGCGTTCGCCACGCAGGAAGACCGCCAGACGGTGCGCGAACTGCGCGTGCTGCGTGTGCAGCCCGGCCCGCTCATCTGGGAGATCCACGTGCACGGCGAGAGCTTCCTGCGGCACATGGTGCGCGGACTGGTCGGCACCCTGCTGCTGGCCGGGCAGGGCCGCCTGAGCCCAGCGCAGGCCGAAGGCGTCCTGCACTCGCGGCAGCGGTCCCAGGCGGGCGCGAACGTCCCCGCGCACGGGTTGTCGTTTACCGGGGCGCGCTACGAGCGCTTCTAG
- a CDS encoding class I SAM-dependent methyltransferase, with translation MTLEPLKPHSREWYARLARELGGYRHPWARVLDGPDPELTFDALLAERLGPGVRVLEAGCGHGPDAARFASRVGRWAAFDAVPELVTQARGNAPHADIHEWNAKGDVPPGLRGPFDLIVSRRGPTSVILRLPELAAPGAAFLYVGPRLDVPQVPDRLAAVGWEVRGEWRVSVRARVPTRQDWGRRCEWMTEPERLPEWDGHAGPDGLPYCEERYVVLASAAVSSSAQGPTTRPRAPLPTAVPSGDSRRSDQ, from the coding sequence ATGACCCTCGAACCACTGAAGCCGCATTCCCGGGAGTGGTACGCGCGGCTGGCGCGTGAGCTGGGCGGGTACCGGCACCCGTGGGCGCGGGTGCTGGACGGCCCGGACCCGGAGTTGACGTTCGACGCGCTGCTCGCGGAGCGGCTGGGGCCGGGCGTACGGGTACTGGAGGCCGGGTGCGGGCACGGGCCGGACGCGGCGCGGTTCGCATCCAGGGTGGGGCGCTGGGCGGCGTTCGACGCGGTGCCGGAACTGGTGACGCAGGCGCGCGGGAACGCCCCGCACGCGGACATTCACGAGTGGAACGCGAAGGGGGACGTGCCGCCTGGACTGCGTGGCCCCTTTGACCTGATCGTGTCACGCCGGGGGCCGACGTCGGTGATCCTGCGCCTGCCGGAACTGGCGGCGCCGGGCGCGGCGTTCCTGTACGTCGGGCCGCGCCTGGACGTCCCGCAGGTGCCCGATCGGCTGGCGGCGGTGGGCTGGGAGGTGCGGGGCGAATGGCGGGTCAGCGTGCGGGCGCGCGTGCCCACGCGGCAGGACTGGGGAAGGCGCTGCGAGTGGATGACCGAGCCGGAACGCCTCCCCGAATGGGACGGGCACGCCGGACCAGACGGCCTCCCCTACTGCGAGGAACGGTACGTGGTGCTGGCCTCGGCAGCGGTTTCCAGTTCCGCCCAGGGGCCGACCACACGCCCCAGGGCTCCACTTCCAACCGCTGTTCCCTCCGGAGACTCGCGCCGCTCGGATCAGTGA
- a CDS encoding cytochrome P450, with protein MKLDAVLSPEQQRVQATVQALWHPDTARDPYPAYEAVRALDPAGVASPAGWGAAFATSHALNSAVLRSPAARSGAIISQVPADTASIRLLQPMMLFHNGPSHARLRGLVQAAFTPRVVAEQRDLIRAQVHTLLDALSTDREVDLVAGLAAPLPARVIMHMLGLRGEDEAKFIRWTQSVADLLAGETSSPELMARLENDATEMRTYFRTLADDLRAHPQPGLLSALAAAEDGGERLSSDELLANAVLLLAAGHETTSNLIPGALLELHRQPAAWAALVAHPDHPNVPDELLRVVSPVQLDGRTLADTVTLPTGGGRTVTLNAGTHVQTMLAAANRDPDVFPHPDRIDWDRPNSARHLAFAAGPHYCLGAPLARLEIAEVFGALATRFPNLRVTDPQPPFKANLVLRGPKELRVQLG; from the coding sequence ATGAAGCTGGACGCTGTGTTGAGCCCCGAGCAGCAGCGTGTGCAGGCGACCGTGCAGGCCCTGTGGCACCCGGACACCGCCCGCGACCCGTACCCGGCGTACGAGGCCGTCCGCGCGCTCGACCCGGCGGGCGTGGCCAGCCCGGCCGGGTGGGGGGCGGCCTTCGCCACGTCGCACGCCCTGAACAGCGCCGTGCTGCGCTCCCCGGCGGCGCGCAGCGGGGCGATCATCTCGCAGGTGCCCGCCGACACGGCCAGCATCCGGCTGCTGCAACCCATGATGCTGTTCCACAACGGCCCGTCGCACGCCCGGCTGCGGGGGCTGGTGCAGGCCGCGTTCACGCCGCGCGTGGTGGCCGAGCAGCGCGACCTGATCCGCGCGCAGGTGCATACCCTGCTGGACGCCCTGTCCACGGACCGGGAGGTGGATCTGGTGGCCGGACTGGCCGCGCCGCTCCCCGCGCGCGTGATCATGCACATGCTGGGCCTGCGCGGCGAGGACGAGGCGAAATTCATCCGCTGGACCCAGAGCGTCGCCGACCTGCTCGCCGGGGAGACGAGCAGTCCCGAACTGATGGCCCGCCTGGAAAACGACGCCACCGAGATGCGCACCTACTTCCGCACCCTGGCGGACGACCTGCGCGCCCACCCGCAGCCGGGCCTCCTGAGCGCCCTGGCCGCCGCCGAGGACGGTGGGGAACGCCTCAGCAGTGACGAACTGCTCGCGAACGCGGTCCTGCTCTTGGCCGCAGGACACGAGACGACCAGCAACCTGATCCCCGGCGCGCTGCTTGAACTGCACCGGCAGCCAGCGGCCTGGGCGGCGCTGGTCGCCCACCCGGACCACCCGAACGTCCCGGACGAGCTGCTGCGCGTGGTGTCCCCCGTGCAGCTCGACGGGCGCACGCTGGCCGACACCGTCACCCTGCCCACGGGCGGGGGCCGCACGGTCACGCTGAATGCAGGCACGCATGTGCAGACCATGCTCGCCGCCGCGAACCGCGACCCTGACGTCTTCCCCCACCCGGACCGCATCGACTGGGACCGACCGAACAGCGCCCGGCACCTCGCCTTCGCGGCGGGCCCCCACTACTGCCTGGGCGCCCCACTGGCCCGCCTGGAAATCGCGGAGGTCTTCGGCGCCCTCGCCACCCGCTTCCCGAACCTGCGCGTCACCGACCCGCAGCCCCCGTTCAAGGCGAACCTCGTCCTGCGCGGCCCGAAAGAACTGCGCGTGCAGCTGGGCTGA
- a CDS encoding winged helix-turn-helix domain-containing protein: MPRTWTRLDDPHATRLVLHPDYAHLLGLLMTREWTAAGLARHLHRPLNATHHRLTRLKRAGLAVTRAEPRRGRPVQHYRAVSDAFLIPYHRTTLGSLEDLIGLHEDTFNAVFHRAVVQAGLPLVQREEDIAVRLYTTPGGTRMDITPRAGSFDLLDLLRDDAPALTANWGTLHLTRDDAKALQRDLQALLNHYGARGGPDAYLYRLNLAPAGGLE; the protein is encoded by the coding sequence ATGCCGCGAACCTGGACGCGCCTGGACGACCCGCACGCCACCCGGCTCGTCCTGCACCCCGACTACGCGCACCTGCTGGGTCTGCTGATGACCCGCGAGTGGACCGCCGCAGGGCTCGCCCGGCACCTGCACCGGCCACTGAACGCCACGCACCACCGCCTTACCCGACTGAAACGTGCCGGGCTGGCCGTCACGCGCGCCGAACCCCGACGGGGCCGCCCCGTGCAGCACTACCGCGCGGTCTCCGATGCGTTCCTGATTCCCTACCACCGCACCACGCTGGGCAGCCTGGAGGACCTGATCGGCCTGCACGAGGACACCTTCAATGCGGTCTTCCACCGCGCGGTCGTGCAGGCGGGCCTGCCGCTCGTGCAGCGCGAGGAGGACATCGCCGTGCGCCTGTACACCACGCCGGGCGGCACCCGCATGGACATCACGCCCCGCGCCGGAAGCTTCGACCTGCTGGACCTGCTGCGCGACGACGCCCCGGCCCTGACCGCCAACTGGGGCACCCTCCACCTGACCCGCGACGACGCCAAGGCCCTGCAACGCGACCTGCAGGCCCTGCTGAACCACTACGGCGCGCGCGGCGGTCCCGACGCGTACCTGTACCGCCTGAACCTCGCCCCGGCCGGCGGTCTGGAGTGA
- the aguB gene encoding N-carbamoylputrescine amidase, giving the protein MSPETVKLAVVQMHVTDQLEDNVSRAIAHVRDAAAQGAQVILLPELFENLYFCQVEREEYFDLAHPLEGHPFVGRFQELARELGVVLPLSYFEKAGQAHYNSLVCIDADGTLLGNYRKTHIPDGPGYEEKYYFNPGDTGFRVWDTRFGRVGVGICWDQWYPETARVMMLQGADFLLYPTAIGSEPAEVESPNSHHMWQRAMIGHAVSNSTYVAAANRIGTERVGDLEQTYYGHTFISDYTGEMVAEFGDTEEGPLLHTLNLREARKFRAGMGFFRDRRPELYGPLLTTDGVTRRG; this is encoded by the coding sequence ATGAGCCCCGAGACCGTGAAGTTGGCCGTCGTGCAGATGCACGTCACCGATCAGCTCGAAGACAACGTCAGCCGCGCCATTGCCCACGTGCGTGACGCGGCCGCGCAGGGCGCGCAGGTGATCCTGCTGCCCGAACTGTTCGAGAACCTGTACTTCTGCCAGGTGGAACGCGAGGAGTACTTCGACCTCGCCCACCCGCTGGAGGGTCACCCGTTCGTGGGCCGCTTTCAGGAGCTGGCCCGCGAACTGGGCGTGGTGCTGCCCCTGTCGTACTTCGAGAAGGCCGGGCAGGCGCACTACAACAGCCTCGTGTGCATCGACGCGGACGGCACGCTGCTCGGCAACTACCGCAAGACGCACATTCCCGACGGGCCCGGCTACGAGGAGAAGTACTACTTCAACCCCGGCGACACCGGTTTCCGGGTGTGGGACACCCGCTTCGGGCGCGTGGGTGTCGGCATCTGCTGGGACCAGTGGTACCCCGAAACCGCCCGCGTGATGATGCTGCAGGGCGCGGACTTCCTGCTGTACCCCACCGCGATCGGCAGCGAACCCGCCGAGGTGGAATCCCCGAACAGCCACCACATGTGGCAGCGCGCCATGATCGGGCACGCCGTCAGCAACAGCACGTACGTGGCCGCCGCGAACCGCATCGGCACCGAACGGGTCGGGGACCTGGAGCAGACGTACTACGGGCACACGTTCATCAGCGACTACACGGGCGAGATGGTCGCGGAGTTCGGCGACACCGAGGAAGGGCCCCTGCTGCACACCCTGAACCTGCGTGAAGCCCGCAAATTCCGCGCGGGCATGGGTTTCTTCCGCGACCGCCGCCCTGAACTGTACGGCCCGCTGCTGACCACTGACGGCGTCACCCGGCGCGGATAA
- the thrC gene encoding threonine synthase has translation MKYVSTRGAALGSFSDVLLSGLAPDGGLAMPEVIPTVTPAQLEAWRALSYADLAYEVMRPFITDIPEGDLRTLLRNTYTEEAFHSPEITPLTPLGDSGLYLLELSNGPSLAFKDMAMQFLGQVFEYVLEARGERLNILGATSGDTGSAAEYAMLGKARVNVVMLSPHGRMSAFQQAQMFSLQEPNIFNLAVEGVFDDCQDLVKAVNADADFKARYDIGAVNSINWARVLAQAVYYFRAYLALNLPAGAEADFSVPSGNFGNVFAGYLAKSMGLPIGQLIVATNENDVLHDFFSGGTYHVRPADRVAVTSSPSMDIGKASNFERYLYLIAGSDAVQTRGWWDEVGQSRPVALSGTPHWDAVQASGFRSGRSTHEGRLRTIRAVFDTYGRLIDPHTADGILVGQGYQRPGVPMICLETALPAKFEETVQEAVGQTPGRPARFDGIEQAPKRFQVIPNDVQTLKDFIAANLTAREPA, from the coding sequence ATGAAGTACGTCTCCACGCGTGGCGCGGCCCTCGGTTCCTTCTCGGACGTGCTGCTCTCGGGGCTCGCCCCGGACGGCGGTCTGGCGATGCCGGAGGTCATTCCCACGGTCACGCCTGCCCAGCTGGAGGCGTGGCGCGCCCTGAGCTACGCCGACCTCGCCTACGAGGTCATGCGGCCCTTCATCACGGACATCCCCGAAGGCGACCTGCGCACCCTGCTGCGGAATACGTACACCGAGGAAGCCTTCCACAGCCCCGAGATCACGCCCCTAACCCCACTGGGGGACAGCGGTCTGTACCTGCTGGAACTGTCGAACGGACCGTCCCTGGCGTTCAAGGACATGGCCATGCAGTTCCTGGGACAGGTGTTCGAGTATGTGCTGGAGGCGCGGGGCGAGCGGCTGAACATCCTGGGCGCCACCAGCGGCGACACCGGTTCGGCCGCCGAGTACGCCATGCTCGGCAAGGCGCGCGTGAACGTCGTGATGCTCTCCCCGCACGGCCGCATGAGTGCCTTCCAGCAGGCGCAGATGTTCAGCCTTCAGGAGCCGAACATCTTCAACCTGGCCGTGGAGGGCGTCTTCGACGACTGCCAGGACCTCGTGAAGGCCGTGAACGCCGACGCGGACTTCAAGGCCCGCTATGACATCGGGGCGGTGAACTCCATCAACTGGGCGCGGGTGCTGGCGCAGGCCGTGTATTACTTCCGGGCGTACCTCGCGCTGAACCTCCCCGCCGGGGCAGAGGCGGACTTCAGCGTCCCGTCCGGGAACTTCGGGAACGTGTTCGCCGGGTACCTCGCCAAGTCCATGGGCCTGCCCATCGGGCAGCTGATCGTCGCCACCAACGAGAACGACGTTCTGCACGACTTCTTCAGTGGTGGCACCTACCACGTCCGGCCCGCCGACCGGGTCGCGGTGACGAGCAGCCCCAGCATGGACATCGGCAAGGCCAGCAACTTCGAACGCTACCTGTACCTGATCGCCGGGTCGGACGCCGTGCAGACTCGCGGCTGGTGGGACGAGGTCGGCCAGAGTCGCCCCGTCGCCCTGAGCGGCACGCCCCACTGGGACGCCGTGCAGGCCAGCGGCTTCCGCAGCGGCCGCAGCACCCACGAAGGCCGCCTGCGCACCATCCGCGCCGTGTTCGACACGTACGGCCGCCTGATCGACCCGCACACCGCCGACGGCATCCTCGTCGGGCAGGGCTACCAGCGGCCCGGCGTGCCCATGATCTGCCTGGAAACCGCCCTGCCCGCCAAATTCGAGGAGACCGTGCAGGAGGCCGTGGGGCAGACCCCAGGGCGCCCCGCCCGCTTCGACGGAATCGAACAGGCCCCGAAACGCTTCCAGGTCATCCCCAACGACGTGCAGACCCTCAAGGACTTCATCGCCGCGAACCTCACGGCCAGGGAACCCGCCTGA
- a CDS encoding DsbA family oxidoreductase, whose amino-acid sequence MTQATELYFDFLCPYAWRGVELAAALKDEGEAFTLRHYSLVEGNHEGNAKELTWRVTEQPLDEGGAYQQGSLRAFLASHAAALQGEAAHWAFTLALFRAHHERKEPLSGETIQAAAQEAGLDGAAFAQALADEATRRAELRAELDAAREVGVFGTPTYVLPTGEAAYYRFETLTREPAQARQWWDLYRAVLTSEAGIGTIKRARNRPPRRA is encoded by the coding sequence ATGACCCAAGCGACCGAGCTGTACTTCGATTTCCTGTGCCCCTACGCGTGGCGTGGCGTGGAACTCGCCGCCGCCTTGAAAGATGAGGGCGAGGCCTTCACCCTGCGGCACTACTCGCTGGTCGAGGGCAACCACGAAGGCAACGCGAAAGAACTGACGTGGCGCGTCACCGAGCAGCCGCTGGACGAGGGCGGCGCGTACCAGCAGGGCAGCCTGCGCGCGTTCCTGGCGTCCCACGCGGCGGCCCTGCAGGGCGAGGCGGCGCACTGGGCGTTCACGCTGGCCCTCTTCCGCGCCCACCACGAGCGCAAGGAGCCCCTGAGCGGCGAGACCATCCAGGCGGCGGCGCAGGAGGCCGGGCTGGACGGGGCCGCCTTCGCGCAGGCGCTGGCTGACGAGGCGACCCGCCGCGCCGAGCTGCGCGCCGAACTGGACGCCGCGCGCGAGGTCGGGGTGTTCGGCACACCCACCTACGTCCTCCCGACCGGCGAGGCCGCCTACTACCGCTTCGAGACCCTCACCCGCGAGCCCGCCCAGGCGCGCCAGTGGTGGGATCTGTACCGCGCCGTCCTGACCAGCGAGGCGGGGATCGGCACGATCAAACGTGCCAGGAACCGCCCGCCCCGCCGCGCCTGA
- a CDS encoding VOC family protein has product MTLAVPTSLSGPSPILDLAGVTLEVNHLGRAVRFYGQVLGLPLHHLDEPRRVARLGVNAAQSLTLWEPVTRQPNEPWLAPLWARGAGHLHLAFQVRPEDLPRCRTLLGTHGLPWQEIDLGTPDAPDPTLYFFDPFGHGLELRGVNRHDPRQPLCPAPDHPLTPDTHTLPVIGLREAALAFSDYAAMKARLPRAYGFAFAREQDDRDFAQFTLGPWPEPDGNGTPHRWLYAWDAQVGLADMLGGDHALLEFYADVPAVAARVQAEGLPCVADAGRLAARDPDGHVFVFRPAPGC; this is encoded by the coding sequence ATGACCCTGGCCGTGCCGACCTCGCTGAGCGGCCCCTCGCCGATCCTCGACCTCGCGGGCGTGACGCTGGAGGTCAATCACCTGGGGCGCGCCGTGCGGTTCTACGGGCAGGTGCTGGGCCTGCCGCTGCATCACCTGGACGAGCCCCGGCGCGTCGCCCGGCTGGGCGTGAACGCCGCGCAGTCCCTGACGCTGTGGGAACCCGTGACGCGCCAGCCGAACGAGCCGTGGCTGGCCCCTCTGTGGGCGCGCGGCGCGGGCCACCTCCACCTCGCGTTCCAGGTCAGGCCCGAGGACCTGCCGCGCTGCCGCACCCTGCTGGGCACGCACGGCCTGCCCTGGCAGGAGATCGACCTGGGTACCCCGGACGCCCCGGACCCCACCCTGTACTTCTTCGATCCGTTCGGGCACGGGCTGGAACTGCGCGGCGTGAACCGTCACGACCCGCGCCAGCCGCTCTGCCCCGCACCGGATCATCCCCTGACGCCCGACACGCACACCCTGCCCGTCATCGGCCTGCGCGAGGCGGCCCTGGCGTTCAGCGATTACGCCGCCATGAAAGCCCGGCTGCCGCGCGCGTACGGTTTCGCGTTCGCCAGGGAGCAGGACGACCGGGACTTCGCGCAGTTCACGCTGGGGCCCTGGCCGGAACCCGACGGGAACGGCACCCCGCACCGCTGGCTGTACGCCTGGGACGCCCAGGTGGGTCTGGCGGACATGTTGGGTGGGGATCACGCGCTGCTGGAGTTCTACGCGGACGTGCCCGCCGTGGCGGCGCGCGTGCAGGCCGAGGGGCTGCCCTGCGTGGCGGACGCCGGTCGGCTGGCGGCGCGCGACCCGGACGGGCACGTGTTCGTGTTCCGACCCGCGCCGGGCTGCTAG
- a CDS encoding GNAT family N-acetyltransferase: MTDLDLGGGYSARPISLEDYRAACARLEDRIFGGTSLYAFDPPVRAAPPTGDSWNWGVYHGADLIGWHHAHALDERTVYMADTGLLPGHQGRGVYSRLLPHLLAAFRAAGFTLVKSHHRATNNAVILPKLRAGFHLQGLNAYEGGVNAALTLSLDRTYGQAMHIRSGFRAPSGEAARRLGLPDTSAPTLADAPRLPLPADAEAGLDLGGGYALHRVPTATYREVYAQLEASAYETDSFDWGDREPAPAPRGPLWSWLISRGGQVAGWQASRAWDTRTAYMVNTALLPAHRGQGVYTRLLPVVLGALHGEGYALVRSHHHLTNNAVIVPKLRAGFRFQGVQVDEHGVMAVLLRSADPAYAAYMDHRSGLTRA, encoded by the coding sequence GTGACCGACCTTGACCTGGGCGGCGGGTACTCGGCCCGCCCGATCTCGCTGGAGGACTACCGGGCGGCGTGTGCGCGGCTGGAGGACCGGATCTTCGGCGGTACGTCCCTGTACGCCTTCGACCCGCCGGTCCGTGCGGCCCCGCCGACCGGCGACTCGTGGAACTGGGGCGTGTACCACGGCGCGGACCTGATCGGCTGGCATCACGCGCACGCGCTGGACGAACGGACGGTGTACATGGCCGACACGGGCCTGCTGCCCGGGCATCAGGGGCGCGGGGTGTACTCGCGGCTGCTGCCGCACCTGCTGGCCGCCTTCCGCGCGGCGGGGTTCACGCTGGTCAAGAGTCACCACCGGGCCACGAACAACGCCGTGATCCTCCCCAAGCTGCGCGCCGGATTTCACCTGCAGGGCCTGAACGCCTACGAGGGCGGGGTGAATGCCGCGCTGACCCTCAGCCTGGACAGGACGTACGGGCAGGCGATGCACATCCGCAGCGGCTTCCGTGCGCCATCAGGCGAGGCGGCGCGGCGCCTGGGCCTTCCGGACACGTCGGCGCCGACCCTGGCGGACGCGCCCAGACTCCCCCTCCCCGCAGACGCCGAGGCAGGCCTGGACCTGGGCGGCGGGTACGCTCTGCACCGCGTGCCGACCGCCACGTACCGCGAGGTGTACGCACAGCTGGAGGCCAGCGCGTACGAGACGGACTCGTTCGACTGGGGCGACCGTGAACCCGCCCCCGCGCCGCGCGGCCCGCTGTGGAGCTGGCTGATCAGCCGCGGGGGGCAGGTGGCCGGGTGGCAGGCCAGCCGCGCGTGGGACACCCGCACGGCGTACATGGTGAACACCGCGCTGCTGCCCGCCCACCGGGGACAGGGCGTGTACACCCGCCTGCTGCCCGTGGTGCTGGGCGCCCTGCACGGCGAGGGCTACGCGCTGGTGCGCAGCCACCACCACCTGACGAACAACGCCGTGATCGTCCCGAAGCTCCGCGCGGGCTTCCGCTTTCAGGGCGTGCAGGTTGACGAACACGGCGTGATGGCCGTCCTGCTGCGCAGCGCCGACCCGGCGTACGCGGCGTACATGGACCACCGCAGTGGCCTGACCCGCGCCTAG